A genome region from Streptomyces xanthophaeus includes the following:
- a CDS encoding MarR family winged helix-turn-helix transcriptional regulator, producing the protein MTTPPEQQAIAERQLCGLVNGLAQRIAEHVRRRAAALGLTASQAAALREMSGPMTMRELAERMSCEPSNTTFVVDKLEKQSLIGRHPHPTDRRAKQLVLTAEGTALRERLLALLAVDSPLSGLAPEEQRVLRGLLERAATRP; encoded by the coding sequence ATGACGACGCCCCCGGAGCAGCAGGCCATCGCCGAGCGACAGCTGTGCGGCCTGGTGAACGGACTGGCCCAGCGGATCGCCGAGCACGTACGCCGGCGCGCCGCCGCCCTGGGCCTCACCGCGTCACAGGCGGCGGCGCTGCGGGAGATGAGCGGGCCGATGACCATGCGCGAGCTCGCCGAACGCATGAGCTGCGAACCCTCCAACACCACCTTCGTCGTCGACAAACTCGAGAAGCAGAGCCTGATCGGGCGCCATCCGCACCCCACCGACCGCCGCGCGAAGCAGCTCGTCCTCACCGCCGAGGGCACCGCACTGCGCGAACGTCTCCTCGCGCTCCTCGCTGTGGACTCCCCGCTGTCCGGCCTCGCCCCGGAGGAACAGCGCGTCCTGCGGGGCCTGCTGGAGCGGGCTGCCACCCGGCCGTAA
- a CDS encoding MBL fold metallo-hydrolase, with protein sequence MADVTVAQDVRLRRPAGIRSIWLGDTKVSYVPDGDVRLRPLRLLEDSTDEVWAAHPEYLDPEGHLVGSVGGLLVEHGGRALLIDAGFGPQAYEAPEGPLATIQGGALVRSLAALGRSPQDVEAVAFTHLHADHLGWACHPAPGGDRPVFAHAEYLISEPEWERRDLLEAQGMAEQVAALAPRVRTVTDGQDVFPGVRVRITPGHTVGHAEYVITGGGRRLIAFGDAVHSPLQIDHPEWSSGFDHDGALTAGHRHRLVAELAEPGTIGFGVHFADVVFGHVRQDGDGPAWRPLDA encoded by the coding sequence ATGGCTGACGTGACGGTGGCTCAGGACGTACGACTGCGCCGTCCGGCGGGAATCCGCTCGATATGGCTGGGCGACACCAAGGTGTCGTACGTGCCGGACGGTGACGTACGGCTCCGGCCGCTGCGGCTGCTCGAGGACAGCACCGACGAGGTGTGGGCCGCGCATCCGGAATACCTGGACCCCGAGGGCCACCTGGTGGGGAGCGTCGGCGGCCTGCTCGTGGAGCACGGCGGCCGCGCCCTGCTGATCGACGCGGGCTTCGGCCCGCAGGCCTACGAGGCCCCGGAGGGCCCGCTCGCCACGATCCAGGGCGGCGCGCTCGTGCGCAGCCTGGCCGCACTCGGCCGCAGCCCCCAGGACGTCGAGGCGGTGGCCTTCACCCACCTCCACGCCGACCACCTCGGCTGGGCCTGCCACCCCGCGCCCGGCGGAGACCGGCCGGTGTTCGCCCACGCCGAGTACCTGATATCCGAGCCCGAATGGGAGCGGCGGGACCTCCTGGAAGCCCAGGGCATGGCCGAGCAGGTCGCGGCCCTGGCACCGCGCGTACGCACGGTCACCGACGGTCAGGATGTCTTCCCGGGCGTGCGCGTGCGGATCACCCCCGGCCACACGGTCGGTCACGCCGAGTACGTCATCACCGGCGGCGGGCGCCGGCTGATCGCCTTCGGGGACGCCGTGCACTCGCCCCTCCAGATCGACCACCCCGAGTGGTCCTCGGGCTTCGACCACGACGGCGCCCTCACCGCCGGCCACCGCCACCGCCTCGTCGCCGAGCTGGCGGAGCCCGGCACCATCGGCTTCGGCGTCCACTTCGCCGACGTGGTCTTCGGACACGTCCGGCAGGACGGGGACGGCCCTGCCTGGCGCCCCCTGGACGCATGA
- a CDS encoding class II glutamine amidotransferase: MCRWLAYSGSPMLLDTVLYRPEHSLINQSLRAKMGAEPTNGDGFGIGWYSADGDGTPAVFRDVGPAWSSRNLQELAAHVRSPLFFAHVRASTGSAVQQSNCHPFRHGRWLWMHNGAIADFHRLQRDLCMAVDPALFPSIEGSTDSEVMFYLAVTFGLDQDAPGAVARMAGFVERLGKEHGVAEPLQMTVAVSDGVHVWAFRYSSQGKSRSLFYSSRAETVRHLHPEVPYLREVSDETRLVVSEPLGDLHGVWNELPESSYAVIPSGPHADYLPFVPEF, from the coding sequence ATGTGTCGCTGGCTCGCCTACTCGGGTTCGCCCATGCTCCTCGACACCGTGCTCTACCGCCCTGAGCACTCGCTGATCAACCAGAGCCTCCGGGCCAAGATGGGCGCCGAACCGACCAATGGCGACGGTTTCGGCATCGGCTGGTACAGCGCGGACGGCGACGGCACCCCGGCGGTCTTCCGGGACGTCGGCCCGGCGTGGAGCAGCCGCAACTTGCAGGAGCTCGCCGCGCACGTCCGCTCACCGCTGTTCTTCGCGCACGTCCGGGCCTCGACGGGGTCGGCCGTCCAGCAGTCCAACTGTCACCCGTTCCGCCACGGACGCTGGCTGTGGATGCACAACGGCGCTATCGCGGACTTCCACCGGCTGCAGCGCGATCTGTGCATGGCCGTCGACCCGGCGCTCTTCCCGTCCATCGAGGGATCCACCGATTCCGAGGTGATGTTCTACCTGGCGGTCACGTTCGGTCTCGACCAGGACGCCCCGGGTGCGGTGGCCAGGATGGCGGGGTTCGTGGAGCGCCTCGGCAAGGAGCACGGCGTGGCGGAACCGCTCCAGATGACGGTGGCGGTGAGCGACGGCGTGCACGTCTGGGCCTTCCGCTACTCCAGCCAGGGAAAGTCCCGCTCGCTGTTCTACAGCTCCCGGGCCGAGACCGTCCGGCATCTGCACCCGGAGGTGCCGTACCTGAGGGAGGTCTCGGACGAGACCCGCCTCGTGGTGTCCGAGCCGCTCGGGGACCTGCACGGCGTGTGGAACGAGCTCCCCGAGAGCAGTTATGCGGTGATCCCTTCCGGTCCCCACGCGGACTACCTCCCCTTCGTCCCCGAGTTCTGA